The proteins below come from a single Salvelinus fontinalis isolate EN_2023a chromosome 1, ASM2944872v1, whole genome shotgun sequence genomic window:
- the vps26a gene encoding vacuolar protein sorting-associated protein 26A isoform X1 produces the protein MSFLGGLFGPVCEIDVLLSDAETRKTAELKTEDGKVEKNYLFYDGESVSGKVNLNVRQTGKRLEHQGIRIEFVGQIELFSDKSNTHEFVNLVKELALPGELTQNRSYDFEFMQVEKPYESYVGANVRLRYFLKVTIVRRLSDLVKEYDLIVHQLATYPDVNNSIKMEVGIEDCLHIEFEYNKSKYHLKDVIVGKIYFLLVRIKIQHMELQLIKKEMTGIGPSTTTETETVAKYEIMDGAPVKGESIPIRLFLAGYDLTATMRDVNKKFSVRYFLNLVLVDEEDRRYFKQQSSLNSSGHGFYKMSKAFHSCQVGWMSFGWWTIFDTHGNC, from the exons ATG AGTTTCCTGGGTGGTTTATTTGGTCCTGTGTGTGAAATTGATGTCCTACTCAGTGATGCAGAGACTAGGAAGACAGCAGAACTCAAGACCGAGGATGGGAAAGTGGAGAAGAACTATTTGTTTTATGACGGAGAATCGGTCTCTGGGAAG GTGAATCTCAATGTGAGGCAGACAGGCAAGAGACTAGAACACCAAGGGATTCGAATTGAGTTTGTTGGGCAGATTG AGCTTTTCAGTGATAAAAGCAACACGCATGAATTTGTGAACCTGGTAAAGGAGCTTGCCCTGCCAGGGGAGTTGACTCAGAATCGAAGCTACGACTTTGAGTTCATGCAGGTGGAGAAGCCATATGAGTCTTACGTTGGCGCCAACGTCCGACTGAG ATATTTCCTCAAAGTGACAATAGTGAGGAGACTGTCTGATCTGGTGAAAGAGTATGACCTCATTGTCCATCAGCTGGCCACTTACCCTGATGTGAACAATTCCATCAAGATGGAAGTTGGCATTGAAGACTGTCTACATATAGAGTTTGAATACAACAAGTCCAA ATACCACTTGAAAGATGTCATTGTGGGTAAAATCTACTTCCTTCTTGTGAGAATCAAAATCCAGCACATGGAACTTCAGTTGATCAAGAAGGAGATGACTGGAATAG GTCCTAGCACAACTACTGAGACGGAGACTGTTGCCAAGTATGAGATTATGGACGGAGCCCCTGTGAAAG GAGAGTCTATTCCCATCCGTCTGTTTTTGGCTGGCTACGACCTCACAGCCACCATGAGGGACGTCAACAAGAAGTTCTCTGTGCGGTACTTCCTCAACCTGGTGCTGGTggatgaggaggacaggagataCTTCAAACAACAG agcagcctcaattcatcagggcatggattctacaagatgtcaaaagcgttccacagttgtcaagttggctggatgtcttttgggtggtggaccatttttgatacacatggaaactgttga
- the vps26a gene encoding vacuolar protein sorting-associated protein 26A isoform X2 — protein MSFLGGLFGPVCEIDVLLSDAETRKTAELKTEDGKVEKNYLFYDGESVSGKVNLNVRQTGKRLEHQGIRIEFVGQIELFSDKSNTHEFVNLVKELALPGELTQNRSYDFEFMQVEKPYESYVGANVRLRYFLKVTIVRRLSDLVKEYDLIVHQLATYPDVNNSIKMEVGIEDCLHIEFEYNKSKYHLKDVIVGKIYFLLVRIKIQHMELQLIKKEMTGIGPSTTTETETVAKYEIMDGAPVKGESIPIRLFLAGYDLTATMRDVNKKFSVRYFLNLVLVDEEDRRYFKQQEIVLWRKAPEKIRKRNFHQRYESPEPRPTLTAEQPEM, from the exons ATG AGTTTCCTGGGTGGTTTATTTGGTCCTGTGTGTGAAATTGATGTCCTACTCAGTGATGCAGAGACTAGGAAGACAGCAGAACTCAAGACCGAGGATGGGAAAGTGGAGAAGAACTATTTGTTTTATGACGGAGAATCGGTCTCTGGGAAG GTGAATCTCAATGTGAGGCAGACAGGCAAGAGACTAGAACACCAAGGGATTCGAATTGAGTTTGTTGGGCAGATTG AGCTTTTCAGTGATAAAAGCAACACGCATGAATTTGTGAACCTGGTAAAGGAGCTTGCCCTGCCAGGGGAGTTGACTCAGAATCGAAGCTACGACTTTGAGTTCATGCAGGTGGAGAAGCCATATGAGTCTTACGTTGGCGCCAACGTCCGACTGAG ATATTTCCTCAAAGTGACAATAGTGAGGAGACTGTCTGATCTGGTGAAAGAGTATGACCTCATTGTCCATCAGCTGGCCACTTACCCTGATGTGAACAATTCCATCAAGATGGAAGTTGGCATTGAAGACTGTCTACATATAGAGTTTGAATACAACAAGTCCAA ATACCACTTGAAAGATGTCATTGTGGGTAAAATCTACTTCCTTCTTGTGAGAATCAAAATCCAGCACATGGAACTTCAGTTGATCAAGAAGGAGATGACTGGAATAG GTCCTAGCACAACTACTGAGACGGAGACTGTTGCCAAGTATGAGATTATGGACGGAGCCCCTGTGAAAG GAGAGTCTATTCCCATCCGTCTGTTTTTGGCTGGCTACGACCTCACAGCCACCATGAGGGACGTCAACAAGAAGTTCTCTGTGCGGTACTTCCTCAACCTGGTGCTGGTggatgaggaggacaggagataCTTCAAACAACAG GAGATTGTTCTGTGGAGGAAAGCTCCTGAGAAAATAAGGAAACGGAACTTCCACCAACGCTATGAGTCTCCTGAGCCACGGCCGACCCTTACTGCTGAGCAACCCGAAATGTGA
- the srgn gene encoding serglycin, giving the protein MKGLLNLKICLTLAVIFFLTDNGFGAPAKGRYMWVKCSPDAKNPNCETQRGPWMDLPGPPDRLPPFAVKDIVLEEDGSELEQSGEGSETGILFTEQGSGDQLASADVDGIDYSDFVYPQKMTMDQALPPAWELKKDHLIL; this is encoded by the exons ATGAAGGGACTACTGAATTTGAAGATCTGTCTGACACTGGCTGTCATTTTCTTTCTCACAGATAACGGATTTG GTGCTCCAGCAAAAGGTAGATATATGTGGGTTAAGTGCAGTCCAGACGCCAAGAATCCCAACTGTGAGACACAGAGGGGTCCCTGGATGGACTTGCCTGGGCCTCCTGACAGACTCCCTCCATTTGCAGTAAAGGATAT AGTGCTGGAAGAGGATGGCTCAGAGCTAGAGCAGTCAGGCGAGGGTTCTGAAACTGGAATCCTCTTCACTGAGCAGGGCTCTGGCGACCAGTTGGCCAGCGCAGATGTGGACGGGATTGACTACTCTGACTTTGTTTACCCACAGAAAATGACCATGGATCAGGCTCTGCCTCCTGCTTGGGAATTGAAAAAGGATCACCTGATCCTGTAG
- the supv3l1 gene encoding ATP-dependent RNA helicase SUPV3L1, mitochondrial: protein MSINRCMLLFSRVQHRICAISVRNTNALVDSRCVHFGSITLLKGSLSGSVSTRQGVSSNSSSRPPDTSLFVPLSIKGDVGSDGAVGAELTQPLDKNELLKMLNKFYKRKEMQKIAADQGLDARLFHQAFISFRKYVLEISMLSADLHIIFNDICCGAGHIDDLYPYFMRHAKQIFPMLDCMEDLRKISDLRVPANWYPEARAIQRKVIFHAGPTNSGKTHHAIQRYLAAKSGVYCGPLKLLAHEIFEKSNNAGVPCDLVTGEERTFVDEEGRQAEHVACTIEMCSVTTPYEVAVIDEIQMIRDISRGWAWTRALLGLCAEEIHVCGEPAAINFVTELMYTTGEEVEVRNYKRLTPFSILDHAVESLDNLRPGDCIVCFSKNDIYSISRQIEIRGLECAVIYGSLPPGTKLSQAKKFNDPEDPCKILVATDAIGMGLNLSIKRIIFNSLVKPNINEKGEKELDTISTSQALQIAGRAGRFSSIFKEGEVTTMYRDDLPILKEILSRTVDAIETAGLHPTAEQIEMFAYHLPDATLSNLIDIFVSLSQVDGMYFVCNIDDFKFLADMIQHIPLNLRSRYVFCTAPINKKQPFVCTSFLKFARQFSRDEPLTFDWVCRHVSWPLVPPKNIKDLVHLEAVHDVLDLYLWLSYRFMDMFPDANHVREIQQELDSIIQVGVRNITRLIRATETNAPPGTNPLSNQRRLGPSPVSPRRVRGAPKAQESGVEGWQLDKSLGSRLVQEGLLTPDLLRQLQKEWSKVHRQEEEGVKLVAGNNKTKGNKKKKK from the exons ATGTCAATAAACCGCTGTATGCTTCTGTTCTCACGAGTACAACACAGAATATGCGCCATATCTGTACGAAACACAAATGCTCTGGTGGACAGTCGTTGTGTACACTTTGGATCTATAACGTTATTGAAAGGGTCTTTGTCTGGTTCTGTGTCCACCAGACAAGGTGTTTCTTCAAATAGTTCGTCACGACCACCAGACACCTCACTATTTGTGCCTCTCAGCATCAAGGGTGATGTCGGCAGTGATGGGGCTGTGGGAGCTGAGCTCACGCAACCTTTGGACAAAA ATGAACTTCTCAAAATGTTGAACAAGTTCTACAAAAGGAAAGAGATGCAAAAAATTGCAGCGGATCAAGGTCTCGATG CTCGCCTCTTTCACCAAGCCTTCATCAGTTTTCGGAAGTATGTGCTAGAAATCTCTATGCTCAGTGCAGACCTTCATATCATCTTCAATGACATATGCTGTGGAGCAG GCCACATAGATGACCTTTATCCTTACTTCATGAGACATGCCAAGCAGATTTTCCCCATGCTGGACTGCATGGAGGATCTACGCAAAATCAGTGATCTGCGTGTACCAGCTAATTG GTACCCTGAGGCTAGAGCCATCCAGAGGAAGGTGATATTCCATGCTGGCCCCACCAACAGTGGAAAGACTCATCATGCAATTCAGAGATACCTGGCTGCCAAGTCTGGAGTCTACTGTGGACCGCTGAAGCTGTTAGCCCACGAGATCTTTGAAAAGAGCAATAATGCT GGCGTGCCATGTGATTTggtgacaggagaggagagaacatttGTGGATGAGGAGGGGAGACAAGCTGAGCATGTGGCCTGTACTATCGAGATGTGCAGTGTCACAACACCAT ATGAAGTTGCGGTCATTGATGAGATCCAGATGATCAGAGACATATCGAGGGGATGGGCCTGGACTAGGGCTCTGCTCG GTTTGTGTGCTGAGGAGATCCATGTGTGCGGAGAGCCTGCAGCTATTAACTTTGTCACAGAGCTCATGTACACGacaggggaggaggtggag GTTCGTAACTACAAGAGGCTCACTCCTTTCTCAATCCTGGACCATGCTGTGGAGTCTCTGGATAACCTGCGACCAGGCGACTGCATCGTATGCTTTAGCAAAAACGATATTTACTCCATCAGTAGGCAGATCGAGATCAGAGGCCTGGAGTGTGCGGTCATCTATGGCAGCCTTCCACCTG GCACCAAACTATCTCAAGCAAAGAAGTTCAATGACCCAGAGGACCCATGTAAGATTCTGGTTGCAACAGATGCCATAGGGATGGGACTAAACCT GAGTATCAAGAGAATCATCTTTAACTCACTGGTGAAACCCAATATCAATGAGAAGGGTGAGAAGGAGCTGGACACCATCTCCACATCTCAGGCTCTCCAGATCGCCGGGCGGGCCGGACGCTTCAGCTCCATCTTCAAAGAGGGCGAGGTCACCACCATGTACCGCGACGACCTGCCAATTCTCAAGGAGATACTCAGCAGAACCGTCGACGCCATCGAG ACAGCTGGGCTGCACCCCACAGCAGAGCAGATTGAAATGTTTGCCTACCACTTACCTGATGCCACCTTGTCCAATCTGATA GATATATTCGTGAGCCTCTCCCAAGTTGATGGTATGTACTTTGTGTGCAACATTGACGACTTCAAGTTCCTGGCTGACATGATCCAGCACATTCCCCTCAACCTGCGCTCTCGATATGTGTTCTGCACTGCGCCCATCAACAAGAAGCAGCCCTTTGTGTGCACCTCCTTCCTGAAG TTTGCCAGACAGTTCAGCAGAGATGAGCCCCTGACTTTTGACTGGGTGTGTCGGCACGTCAGCTGGCCGCTGGTCCCACCCAAGAACATCAAGGACCTGGTGCACCTGGAGGCTGTCCATGACGTGCTAGACCTCTACCTCTGGCTCAG CTACCGCTTCATGGACATGTTTCCGGACGCCAATCATGTCCGAGAGATCCAGCAGGAGCTGGACAGCATCATCCAGGTGGGTGTGCGCAACATCACACGACTCATCCGAGCCACGGAGACCAACGCCCCCCCGGGGACAAACCCGCTGTCCAACCAGAGGAGGCTGGGGCCCAGCCCAGTATCCCCGAGGAGGGTCCGAGGAGCCCCCAAGGCCCAGGAAAGTGGAGTAGAGGGTTGGCAGCTGGACAAGTCCCTAGGCTCCCGCCTGGTACAGGAGGGCTTACTGACTCCTGACCTCCTAAGGCAACTGCAGAAGGAGTGGTCCAAAGTGCACCGCCAAGAGGAAGAAGGAGTCAAACtggttgcggggaataataaaacaaaagggaataagaagaagaagaagtga